Proteins from a genomic interval of Leptospira bandrabouensis:
- the rpe gene encoding ribulose-phosphate 3-epimerase yields MKISASILAAKLTGLSAELPTYKQENIDLIHIDVMDGNFVPQISFGEAFTKEVKSHTQIPLDVHLMVSNPELHVPKYFELNPYCITFHIETTNFSVRLAEEIRKAGIKVGVSLNPQTPPESISQILPYLDLVLLMTVDPGFYGQSFVKSGFEKIAAVRKLTKPYNIELEVDGGVNESNIEELAKLGVDITVVGSGLYKTGDPNAQGKKLKELAASARTRS; encoded by the coding sequence ATGAAAATTTCAGCATCGATCCTTGCTGCAAAACTTACGGGACTCTCAGCGGAGCTTCCGACTTACAAACAAGAAAATATCGACCTCATTCACATTGATGTGATGGACGGAAACTTTGTCCCGCAAATCTCTTTTGGGGAAGCCTTTACAAAAGAAGTCAAATCACATACCCAAATTCCTTTGGATGTACATTTGATGGTGAGTAACCCAGAACTCCACGTTCCCAAATACTTTGAGCTCAATCCTTATTGTATCACTTTCCATATTGAAACCACAAACTTCTCTGTAAGACTAGCAGAAGAGATCCGAAAAGCAGGAATCAAAGTGGGGGTCTCTCTCAATCCCCAAACTCCACCGGAATCCATATCCCAAATCCTTCCGTATTTGGATCTTGTTTTACTCATGACTGTGGACCCTGGATTTTACGGGCAGTCCTTTGTAAAATCAGGATTTGAAAAGATCGCAGCAGTGCGTAAACTCACGAAACCCTATAATATCGAACTAGAAGTGGATGGGGGAGTAAATGAATCCAATATAGAGGAGCTTGCCAAACTCGGTGTGGACATTACGGTAGTGGGATCTGGTCTCTATAAAACAGGAGATCCGAACGCACAGGGCAAAAAATTAAAAGAACTCGCTGCAAGTGCTAGAACTCGCTCTTGA
- the hprK gene encoding HPr(Ser) kinase/phosphatase, giving the protein MPVPGITVDTILKDHEDLQLVLITGEAGLTNRINNAEINRPGLSLTGFFDFFANDRIQILGKGEWAYLNSLPEDKLQEITDKFFEFHLNCIIYTHGNEPQKPFVERAKAKGIPLFKTEIATHRFITLISQILDRALAPRTMRHGVLIEVFGIGTLLTGRSGVGKSETALELIERGHRLVADDMVEIRRLSESYLIGSCSDLLRHHMEIRGLGILNIKDLFGVGSVRDHKLIELIINLKEWEEQTAGEYERTGIEQSMEEILGVSVPYIEIPVKPGRNIPIIVETAAMNQRLRKMGKNSAKEFSNKLNTYIQQSTIETNPIKD; this is encoded by the coding sequence ATGCCAGTTCCTGGGATCACTGTTGACACAATTTTAAAAGATCATGAAGATCTCCAACTGGTTTTGATCACTGGTGAAGCAGGGCTCACCAATCGTATCAACAATGCGGAAATCAACCGACCCGGATTATCGCTGACTGGTTTTTTTGATTTTTTTGCCAATGATCGGATTCAGATTTTAGGTAAGGGAGAATGGGCCTACTTAAACTCATTACCAGAAGACAAACTCCAAGAAATTACTGATAAATTTTTTGAGTTCCATTTGAACTGTATCATCTACACACACGGGAATGAACCGCAGAAACCTTTTGTTGAAAGAGCAAAAGCAAAAGGAATTCCTCTTTTTAAAACAGAAATTGCCACACATAGATTCATCACTCTGATCTCCCAAATTTTGGACCGGGCTCTCGCACCACGTACGATGCGTCATGGTGTTCTCATTGAGGTATTTGGAATCGGAACCTTACTTACGGGGCGATCTGGTGTTGGGAAAAGTGAAACCGCCCTGGAACTCATCGAACGGGGTCATAGACTTGTTGCCGATGATATGGTGGAAATTCGTCGTTTAAGTGAAAGTTATTTGATTGGGTCCTGTTCTGATTTACTTCGTCATCATATGGAAATTAGGGGACTTGGAATTTTAAACATCAAAGATTTGTTTGGTGTAGGTTCTGTAAGAGATCATAAACTCATTGAACTCATAATCAATTTAAAAGAATGGGAAGAACAAACGGCAGGAGAATATGAAAGGACTGGAATCGAACAAAGTATGGAAGAGATTCTGGGTGTTTCCGTTCCTTATATTGAAATCCCAGTGAAACCCGGAAGAAATATTCCTATCATTGTGGAAACAGCAGCTATGAACCAACGTTTGCGTAAAATGGGGAAAAATAGTGCGAAAGAATTTTCGAATAAACTAAATACATATATCCAACAGAGTACCATTGAAACAAATCCAATTAAAGATTAA
- a CDS encoding HPr family phosphocarrier protein: protein MKQIQLKIKEDSSGLHARPASLFVKMAASFPCEIFVVKDDIEVNGKSIMGLMMLALGPGSIFSVKADGKGEEEALLALEALVERNFETNAN from the coding sequence TTGAAACAAATCCAATTAAAGATTAAAGAAGACAGTAGTGGACTTCATGCAAGGCCTGCTTCCTTGTTTGTAAAGATGGCAGCAAGTTTTCCTTGCGAGATCTTTGTTGTCAAAGATGATATTGAAGTCAACGGAAAGTCGATTATGGGGCTTATGATGTTAGCCTTGGGGCCTGGATCGATTTTTTCTGTAAAAGCGGATGGGAAAGGAGAAGAGGAGGCACTTCTTGCTTTAGAAGCTTTGGTTGAAAGAAACTTCGAAACTAATGCCAATTAA
- a CDS encoding PASTA domain-containing protein encodes MKEKFLKILPYSGYVLFVSLGLLVFFVAAFLVVVVRTKEEQKVMMPYVIGKNYIEVHNELQRLQLKVRLETQRIPEKTDGIILAQSIDPGKEVEAGSKLYLTVNIGFDRVTIPDVKGQDLKRAKAILEKVLSGEVYVPLQIGGITYVPAVGDEPADTIIDQIPAPGKETHSGEKIYLLVTEPNIEKKSTQSANEPLDSTKFVGTPVPFLVDFLQRKKIPYRIKEATKPEFREEHGLTSTFELKPTGAEVGAFFLKPSETFVQDYEFLEYEVDDDDLYSAKITYTKPGDDTEIEKEIFTNQKLNEDEPVRFLIHRAGNVKVTLFGKETGVAKVWKLKGTY; translated from the coding sequence GTGAAAGAAAAGTTTCTAAAAATCCTACCTTACAGTGGTTATGTTCTATTTGTTAGTTTGGGACTCCTTGTTTTTTTTGTCGCAGCCTTTCTTGTGGTCGTAGTTCGAACCAAAGAAGAACAAAAGGTAATGATGCCTTATGTGATTGGCAAAAACTACATCGAGGTTCATAACGAATTACAAAGACTCCAACTCAAAGTCCGTTTAGAAACCCAAAGAATCCCTGAAAAAACAGATGGGATCATTCTTGCTCAATCCATTGATCCCGGTAAGGAAGTCGAAGCTGGATCCAAACTTTATCTGACAGTGAATATTGGATTTGATCGGGTGACCATTCCCGATGTCAAAGGACAAGATCTAAAACGTGCCAAAGCCATTTTAGAAAAGGTACTTTCTGGAGAAGTGTATGTCCCTTTACAAATTGGTGGGATCACCTATGTGCCTGCTGTGGGTGATGAACCCGCTGATACGATCATTGACCAAATTCCTGCTCCTGGAAAAGAAACTCATTCCGGAGAAAAAATTTACCTACTTGTTACAGAACCAAATATAGAAAAAAAATCCACCCAATCGGCAAATGAACCATTGGATTCCACAAAATTTGTGGGAACTCCTGTTCCTTTTTTAGTCGATTTTTTACAAAGAAAGAAAATCCCTTATCGAATTAAAGAAGCCACCAAACCAGAGTTTCGTGAAGAACATGGTCTTACTTCTACCTTTGAATTAAAACCTACCGGTGCGGAAGTGGGTGCTTTCTTTTTGAAACCTTCTGAAACTTTTGTTCAAGATTATGAATTTTTGGAATATGAAGTGGATGATGATGATCTTTACTCAGCAAAAATCACTTATACAAAACCTGGGGATGATACAGAAATCGAAAAAGAAATTTTCACCAACCAAAAACTAAATGAAGATGAACCAGTTCGATTTCTCATCCATCGAGCCGGGAATGTAAAGGTTACACTTTTCGGTAAAGAAACCGGTGTGGCCAAGGTTTGGAAATTAAAGGGAACTTATTAA
- the rpoN gene encoding RNA polymerase factor sigma-54 — protein sequence MKLGASLTHRQTQKLVMTQDLRQSIELLSLSTLELSDKIQNELLENPLLDEMGTDEKTKMPELFSIDEVKRLEKLNHEKSTDVNWQDSYSLEGPRSYDTEASDRNQKYIESSTRGETLEEHLLSQLRMIKLTKLEFEIGEVLISMIDDKGFITDDLSLVSKEMGFPESKVRRVLQVINELDPIGIGARDMQETLLIQGKILFPDNTLLHQLIGEFLSDLEKVDYKKIAKNLKITEEEILTLARLIKKLEPYPATTYQGRKIDYVVADVVVKEVGNEFNIFINDEWLPKLTIQEEYRELLNHKLPPKEKEYFQSKFSSAQWLIRSIQQRRQTLQRVVSCIIDFQVDFFRGGIGFIKPLTLKEVAEKLNLHESTISRITTNKYIQTTWGIFELKWFFSSGVKSAEGGKESSKKIHEIIRNLVKDEDENNPLSDQDIVELMEKKGIEIARRTVAKYRKVLRILPSNERKRISSLKG from the coding sequence ATGAAACTCGGGGCTTCACTTACACATCGCCAAACGCAGAAATTAGTGATGACCCAGGACTTACGTCAGTCCATAGAACTTTTGTCTTTATCTACCTTAGAACTTTCTGATAAAATTCAAAATGAATTATTGGAAAACCCTCTCTTAGATGAAATGGGTACCGATGAAAAAACAAAGATGCCCGAACTTTTTTCTATCGATGAGGTAAAACGTTTAGAAAAATTAAATCACGAAAAAAGCACAGATGTCAATTGGCAAGATTCTTATTCCTTAGAAGGCCCCCGTTCTTATGACACGGAAGCGAGTGACAGAAACCAAAAATACATAGAATCATCCACTCGCGGGGAAACCTTAGAAGAACATCTGCTGAGTCAATTGAGAATGATCAAACTAACTAAGTTGGAATTCGAAATTGGGGAAGTCCTCATTAGTATGATCGATGATAAGGGTTTTATTACCGATGATTTGAGTTTGGTTTCAAAAGAAATGGGATTTCCAGAATCAAAAGTTAGGCGAGTATTGCAGGTAATCAATGAACTTGATCCCATTGGGATTGGAGCTCGTGATATGCAAGAAACCTTACTCATCCAAGGAAAAATTCTTTTTCCAGATAATACACTTTTGCACCAATTGATTGGAGAATTTCTCTCGGACTTAGAGAAGGTAGATTATAAAAAAATTGCTAAAAACCTTAAGATTACCGAAGAAGAAATCCTTACCTTAGCAAGGCTCATTAAAAAATTGGAGCCCTATCCGGCGACAACCTACCAAGGTAGAAAAATTGATTATGTTGTAGCCGATGTTGTTGTGAAAGAAGTTGGAAATGAGTTTAATATTTTTATAAACGATGAATGGTTACCTAAATTAACCATCCAAGAAGAATACCGCGAACTTTTAAATCATAAACTCCCACCCAAAGAAAAAGAGTATTTTCAATCGAAATTTAGTTCAGCCCAGTGGCTCATTCGTTCCATTCAACAAAGAAGGCAAACTTTACAAAGAGTCGTAAGTTGTATCATTGATTTTCAAGTAGATTTTTTTCGCGGTGGGATTGGGTTTATCAAACCGCTTACTTTAAAAGAAGTGGCTGAAAAATTAAATTTACATGAATCTACTATTTCTCGCATAACAACGAATAAATATATTCAAACCACATGGGGAATATTTGAACTCAAATGGTTTTTTTCTTCTGGAGTTAAGTCGGCAGAAGGCGGAAAGGAAAGTTCGAAAAAAATTCATGAGATCATTCGTAATTTGGTAAAAGATGAGGATGAAAACAATCCTTTGTCTGACCAAGATATCGTTGAACTTATGGAAAAAAAAGGAATTGAAATTGCTCGTCGGACAGTCGCAAAGTATAGAAAAGTCTTAAGAATTCTACCTTCGAATGAAAGAAAGCGGATTAGTTCTCTAAAGGGGTAA
- the rpsP gene encoding 30S ribosomal protein S16, whose product MVKLRLQRTGTKADPHYRIVAADIRAPRDGKFIEAIGHFHPSTSSVKKATFNEEKTLSWLKKGAQPTDTVLALLKKDDVWSKFKG is encoded by the coding sequence TTGGTTAAATTAAGATTACAAAGAACGGGAACAAAAGCAGACCCGCACTATCGCATTGTAGCAGCAGACATCCGTGCTCCACGTGACGGAAAGTTCATTGAAGCGATTGGACATTTTCATCCATCTACTTCTTCTGTGAAAAAAGCAACTTTCAACGAAGAAAAAACTCTTTCTTGGTTAAAAAAAGGTGCTCAACCTACTGATACAGTTCTTGCTCTTTTGAAAAAAGACGACGTTTGGTCAAAATTCAAAGGTTAA
- a CDS encoding LIC_11548 family sensor histidine kinase: MPIKFYKFFPRLSDENRYYLRDIFIFFLTIAISVGFSELVFFRKEEDISFFSKLDTYLFILIPFFILSLILSYVYRNRRNRETGKIRSSIRYRLTLAFLFVALVPSLPIFILSSNLTGRLIEGFYRVDISNALRSANLIIQNEEKNIESEFLKKVNILRSRLEGKENDGYSVFQKGIENGILEKNEYYFGYVESNKLRFESRGLFRSIEKLEFLDTKYKGIFVSRLYLRDRAYILSKFYLKDGVEVYIGQRIHQGMEADVQNIVNATSTYEKVSLWKEKIPFSVRITIATFSAAMFLIAILFSFLFARRISKPIINLANATKKVSLGESDIRLEKTEEGEMGILIDSFNQMVSDLNAKSEELMHTQRIAAWKEVAQRMAHEIKNPLTPIQLSAQRIQRKFQNPKSVNLESVIFDATETIIGQVRVLEHLVKEFSEFARMPVPVLINQNLNPILEEAVALFKDTTDIEFELKLAENLPEVFLDKRLFLGVINNLIKNAVEAIQSAENPKEEMDILSLKRKKIRIMSKLQKKALRKSIVIEIDDSGPGLKQEWKDKVFEPYFSTKENHGSGIGLAIVQKTIIDHHGHIIVEDSKLGGCKFRIELPLDNQ; the protein is encoded by the coding sequence ATGCCAATTAAATTTTATAAGTTTTTCCCCCGTTTGTCGGATGAAAACCGCTATTACTTACGAGATATATTTATATTTTTTCTAACTATAGCAATATCTGTCGGTTTTTCTGAGTTGGTATTTTTTCGAAAGGAAGAAGATATCTCTTTTTTCTCCAAACTAGACACCTATTTATTCATCCTTATTCCATTTTTTATCCTTTCCCTTATATTAAGTTATGTTTATAGGAATCGCCGTAATAGAGAAACGGGAAAAATTAGAAGTTCAATTCGTTACCGACTAACTCTTGCTTTTTTATTTGTGGCTCTAGTTCCTTCTTTACCAATTTTTATTTTGTCTTCAAATCTTACAGGACGACTCATTGAAGGTTTTTATAGAGTTGATATATCTAATGCTCTTCGTTCTGCTAATTTAATCATACAAAATGAAGAAAAAAATATTGAATCTGAGTTTTTAAAAAAAGTAAATATTCTACGATCAAGGTTAGAAGGTAAAGAAAACGATGGGTATTCTGTATTTCAAAAAGGGATAGAAAACGGAATTCTTGAAAAAAATGAATACTACTTTGGATATGTAGAATCTAACAAACTCAGGTTTGAGTCAAGGGGACTATTTCGTAGTATCGAAAAACTTGAGTTTTTAGATACAAAATATAAAGGTATTTTTGTGAGTAGGCTTTATCTTCGGGATAGAGCCTATATACTTTCTAAATTCTATTTAAAAGATGGAGTCGAGGTTTATATAGGTCAGCGAATCCACCAAGGAATGGAGGCAGATGTACAAAATATAGTAAATGCAACATCCACTTATGAAAAAGTGAGCCTTTGGAAAGAAAAAATACCGTTCAGTGTTCGCATTACTATTGCTACGTTTTCTGCGGCAATGTTTCTGATTGCCATACTATTTTCATTTTTGTTTGCTCGTAGGATTTCCAAACCTATTATTAATTTAGCGAATGCAACAAAAAAAGTTTCTCTGGGTGAATCCGACATTCGTTTGGAAAAAACAGAAGAAGGGGAGATGGGGATCCTCATTGATAGTTTTAATCAAATGGTCAGTGATTTAAATGCAAAATCGGAAGAACTAATGCATACCCAAAGGATTGCTGCTTGGAAAGAAGTGGCACAGAGAATGGCCCATGAAATTAAAAATCCCCTAACCCCCATTCAACTTTCAGCACAAAGAATTCAAAGAAAGTTTCAAAATCCAAAGTCTGTCAATTTAGAATCGGTTATTTTTGATGCTACAGAAACTATCATTGGACAAGTGAGGGTTTTGGAACATCTTGTAAAAGAGTTTAGTGAATTTGCACGGATGCCAGTTCCTGTGCTTATCAACCAAAACCTAAATCCAATTTTAGAAGAAGCAGTGGCCTTATTTAAAGATACCACCGATATAGAATTTGAATTAAAATTGGCTGAAAATTTACCGGAAGTATTTCTCGATAAACGACTGTTTCTTGGTGTGATTAATAACTTGATAAAAAATGCAGTTGAGGCTATCCAGTCAGCAGAAAATCCCAAAGAGGAAATGGATATTCTAAGTCTCAAACGTAAAAAAATTCGAATCATGTCTAAATTACAGAAGAAAGCTCTTCGCAAATCCATTGTCATTGAAATTGATGATTCTGGTCCTGGTTTGAAACAAGAATGGAAGGATAAAGTATTTGAACCGTATTTCTCTACTAAGGAAAACCATGGTTCAGGAATTGGCCTTGCGATTGTTCAAAAAACTATCATAGATCATCATGGACATATAATTGTCGAGGATTCGAAGTTAGGTGGTTGTAAGTTTCGGATTGAACTTCCTTTGGATAACCAATAA
- a CDS encoding sigma-54-dependent transcriptional regulator: MQKNIYILDDEKEIRKSLRVILEDEDYIVEDFANGKSLLKALAKERPSLVLLDVWVDKEDGLTILDECKKLYPGLPIVMISGHGTIELAVSATKKGAVDFLEKPLSIEKVIQTIESALAKTKDYEIPEFQLEVDEILGESLSIKRVKFAIYQAAQTNARVFISGENGTGKELAARSIHQNSKRKNEPYIEFNCASVLEETLEQELFGVEIREAQTKNEIKIGKWESAQNGTLFLDEVCDLPLSIQSKVLKIILEHKLERVGGNDSVPVDVRIIAATNSNVEDAIREGRFREDLYYALSVIPLEMPPLRDRNQDIPLLVEFYLKKSISENQLSPKTIDREGLDALTSHFWPGNVRELKNILERLSILVPGETIRVKDVKEALHGFKKANEMVARGDLKHAKEEFERQYIIKTLQICEGNVTRTSKALGIERTHLYRKLRSLNISVEQLNEG; encoded by the coding sequence ATGCAAAAAAACATTTATATACTGGATGACGAAAAAGAAATTCGAAAATCACTCCGAGTGATCCTTGAGGATGAAGATTATATCGTTGAGGATTTTGCTAATGGTAAGTCTTTATTGAAAGCTTTGGCAAAGGAAAGACCGTCTTTGGTTTTACTAGATGTATGGGTTGATAAAGAAGACGGACTTACCATTCTTGATGAGTGCAAAAAACTTTATCCTGGTTTACCAATTGTGATGATTTCTGGTCATGGGACCATTGAACTTGCCGTAAGTGCCACTAAAAAAGGTGCAGTTGATTTCCTCGAAAAACCTCTCTCCATAGAAAAGGTAATTCAAACCATTGAATCGGCGCTTGCAAAAACCAAAGATTATGAGATTCCAGAATTCCAACTGGAAGTAGATGAAATTTTAGGGGAATCGTTATCAATCAAACGAGTCAAATTTGCCATTTACCAGGCCGCCCAAACAAATGCTCGTGTTTTTATTTCTGGTGAAAATGGAACAGGAAAAGAGTTAGCGGCTAGGTCCATCCATCAAAATTCTAAAAGGAAAAATGAACCTTATATCGAATTTAATTGTGCGTCTGTTTTGGAGGAGACCTTAGAACAAGAGTTATTTGGTGTTGAAATACGCGAAGCCCAAACAAAAAACGAGATAAAAATTGGGAAATGGGAATCGGCACAGAATGGAACCTTGTTTTTAGATGAAGTTTGCGATTTACCTCTTTCTATCCAATCCAAAGTTTTAAAAATTATTCTCGAACATAAGTTGGAACGTGTGGGTGGAAATGATTCTGTACCCGTTGATGTTCGCATCATTGCAGCAACAAATTCGAATGTAGAAGATGCAATTCGGGAAGGTAGATTTCGAGAAGATTTATATTACGCTTTAAGTGTGATTCCTTTAGAAATGCCACCGCTCCGAGATCGTAACCAAGACATCCCTTTGTTAGTAGAGTTTTATCTAAAAAAATCTATTTCGGAGAATCAACTTTCTCCTAAAACCATTGATAGAGAAGGTTTGGATGCTCTCACTTCCCATTTTTGGCCAGGAAACGTGAGAGAATTAAAAAATATTTTAGAAAGATTGAGTATTCTGGTTCCAGGAGAAACCATACGTGTCAAAGATGTAAAGGAAGCTCTTCATGGATTTAAAAAAGCCAATGAAATGGTTGCCCGTGGGGATTTAAAACATGCTAAAGAAGAGTTTGAACGCCAATATATCATCAAAACCTTACAGATTTGCGAAGGGAATGTGACAAGAACATCCAAAGCTTTAGGAATTGAAAGAACTCATTTGTATAGGAAATTACGTTCCTTAAATATTTCTGTGGAACAGTTGAACGAAGGTTAG
- the priA gene encoding replication restart helicase PriA, with product MIQFVEVALNLSWESRTLTYEVPHPMESLQRGVRVLVPLNGKEWEGVVIEVHSNEPNYETLSILKQIDLEPVLTEEQLDLAEWMAENYLSSLGEALFLMVPKGKKRKQDKQSPIQIQSDLLHTLNTSQKKALDEIRSNQKSNTHLLYGITGSGKTEVYLHLMAEVLSKPKGSVIFLVPEISLTYPTITRFERIFPGQVAVLHSHLRTSEKFQNYLDLKEGKKRICIGTRSAVFAPLSDIDLIILDEEHDGSYKEHGAPRYHARQIALQRILKTNGKLLLGSATPSLEIFYLAKAGQLGYSELKERANPHATLPTVEITEKKEDSELLSGDLQFKVADRLKKEEQTIILLNRRGYNPFIYSTTTKEFIHCPKCTATLCYHSDKTVRCHLCGYKSTFSNLKQIHGDDLDLFGAGTQKLEEYLLSHFPKARIERLDQDSSKNKEVTRDVLEKLGEGNLDILTGTQMIAKGLDYANVTLVGILNANHGLGVPDFRSSERTYSLISQVAGRAGRGEKKGEVLIQSNDPEHPVLKMAMEQNYPAFFDWELTFRRDLFYPPFSRLARLVFRSKYEEVANKQSVVYAETLKENMDASVTLLGPSQCPFYKIDNNFRYHILLKSKSITSLRNLLRETKSKFNVDSKCYIEYDLDPLELV from the coding sequence ATGATTCAATTTGTGGAGGTCGCCCTCAATTTATCTTGGGAAAGTCGAACTTTAACGTATGAAGTTCCACATCCAATGGAAAGTTTACAAAGGGGAGTTCGTGTTCTTGTTCCTCTCAATGGAAAAGAATGGGAAGGGGTTGTCATCGAAGTTCATTCGAATGAACCTAATTATGAAACTTTATCTATCTTAAAACAAATTGATTTAGAACCAGTCCTTACAGAAGAACAATTGGATTTGGCTGAGTGGATGGCTGAAAACTATTTGTCTTCGCTCGGTGAAGCCCTGTTTCTTATGGTTCCGAAAGGAAAAAAAAGAAAACAGGATAAACAAAGTCCCATACAAATCCAATCGGATTTATTACATACTTTAAATACTTCACAAAAAAAGGCTTTGGATGAAATAAGGTCCAATCAAAAATCCAACACACATTTGTTATATGGAATTACTGGAAGTGGGAAAACAGAGGTTTATTTACACCTGATGGCAGAGGTTCTTTCTAAACCCAAAGGATCTGTGATTTTTCTTGTTCCCGAAATTTCACTCACTTACCCGACCATCACAAGGTTTGAAAGAATTTTTCCAGGTCAAGTGGCGGTTTTACATTCCCATCTTAGAACTTCGGAAAAATTCCAAAACTATTTGGATTTAAAAGAGGGAAAAAAACGGATTTGCATTGGAACTCGTTCTGCTGTGTTTGCTCCCTTGTCCGATATCGATTTAATTATTTTAGATGAAGAACATGACGGATCTTACAAAGAACATGGAGCTCCTCGTTACCATGCCCGCCAAATTGCATTACAAAGAATTTTAAAAACTAACGGTAAATTATTGTTAGGTTCTGCTACACCGAGCCTTGAAATTTTTTACTTAGCAAAAGCAGGCCAACTTGGTTATTCGGAACTAAAAGAAAGGGCCAATCCGCACGCCACTCTTCCCACTGTGGAAATCACAGAGAAAAAAGAGGATAGTGAACTTCTTTCAGGAGATTTACAATTTAAAGTGGCAGACCGTTTGAAAAAGGAAGAACAAACCATCATCCTTCTCAATCGCCGGGGGTATAATCCTTTTATTTATTCTACAACCACAAAAGAATTCATCCATTGTCCAAAATGTACCGCCACACTTTGTTATCACTCAGATAAAACCGTTCGTTGTCACCTTTGCGGGTATAAATCGACTTTTAGTAACTTAAAACAAATTCATGGAGATGATTTGGATTTGTTTGGTGCAGGAACTCAAAAATTAGAAGAGTATTTACTTTCTCATTTTCCAAAAGCAAGGATCGAACGTTTGGACCAAGACAGTTCCAAAAATAAAGAAGTCACTCGTGACGTACTGGAAAAGTTAGGGGAAGGAAATTTAGATATCCTAACAGGAACCCAAATGATTGCCAAAGGTCTTGATTATGCCAATGTCACTCTTGTGGGAATATTAAATGCCAATCATGGATTAGGGGTTCCTGACTTTCGTAGTAGCGAAAGAACCTATTCTCTGATTTCGCAGGTAGCAGGAAGGGCTGGCCGGGGTGAAAAAAAAGGGGAAGTCCTCATCCAATCCAATGATCCCGAACATCCAGTACTTAAGATGGCGATGGAACAAAACTATCCTGCTTTTTTTGATTGGGAGTTAACATTTCGAAGAGATTTGTTTTATCCACCTTTTTCTCGTTTGGCGAGACTCGTTTTTAGGTCTAAATATGAAGAAGTTGCTAACAAACAATCTGTGGTTTATGCGGAAACTTTAAAAGAAAATATGGATGCATCTGTTACCCTTCTTGGGCCAAGCCAATGTCCGTTTTACAAAATCGATAATAATTTTCGTTATCATATTCTTTTAAAATCAAAATCCATCACTAGCTTACGAAATCTTTTACGCGAAACAAAATCAAAGTTTAACGTTGATTCCAAATGTTATATTGAATATGATTTGGATCCCTTAGAACTTGTTTAA
- the fmt gene encoding methionyl-tRNA formyltransferase: MKLSIGYFGSPDHSKELLSILLDVGIQVDFVVTNIDKPVGRKQIITPTPVKELAIAKGIPVIQSPKLRTDEEAQKQILSYGSPVHIVYAYGSIVPENVFQDPKFGSINLHGSLLPKYRGASPVQSFLLSGEEESGFTIQFLAKEVDSGDIISQKSWKVGTSETTASLLQAITKEGGKELIRLLRELESTGTAWTSTPQNANEATHCKKITANDRPIQWSEPAKNIHNRIRALYPDPLAVTDFRGKKLILISSFLLDSESEPIPIPEGLRPGSFFLYQKKRLFCLCGDGNLLGIDTLQPEGKKPMKGFEFFNGARVLAGESFT, encoded by the coding sequence ATGAAACTTTCAATTGGATACTTTGGATCCCCGGATCACTCGAAAGAATTACTATCTATCTTACTGGATGTCGGAATCCAAGTGGATTTTGTTGTGACCAATATTGACAAACCGGTGGGAAGAAAACAAATCATCACACCCACACCTGTAAAGGAACTGGCCATTGCCAAGGGAATTCCTGTCATCCAATCTCCGAAACTAAGGACCGATGAAGAGGCACAAAAACAGATTTTGTCCTATGGTTCCCCCGTTCATATTGTTTATGCTTACGGATCGATTGTTCCAGAAAATGTTTTCCAAGATCCAAAATTCGGAAGTATCAATCTCCACGGAAGTTTATTACCGAAGTATCGGGGGGCCTCTCCCGTCCAAAGTTTCCTTTTAAGTGGGGAGGAAGAGTCCGGATTTACGATCCAGTTTTTAGCTAAGGAAGTGGATTCGGGAGATATCATTTCCCAAAAATCTTGGAAGGTGGGAACATCAGAAACCACGGCTTCTCTTCTGCAGGCCATCACGAAGGAAGGGGGAAAGGAGCTCATTCGGCTTTTAAGGGAACTGGAATCTACGGGAACCGCTTGGACTTCGACGCCGCAGAATGCCAATGAGGCCACTCACTGCAAAAAAATCACAGCAAACGACCGTCCCATCCAATGGTCGGAACCTGCCAAAAACATCCACAACCGCATTCGTGCCTTGTATCCAGATCCCTTGGCTGTGACCGACTTTCGAGGCAAAAAACTGATTCTTATTTCTTCTTTTCTTTTGGATTCCGAAAGTGAGCCGATTCCCATTCCGGAGGGCCTCAGACCGGGTTCCTTTTTCCTATACCAGAAAAAAAGGCTTTTCTGTCTCTGTGGAGACGGAAACCTGCTTGGTATAGATACCTTACAACCCGAAGGGAAAAAACCCATGAAAGGATTTGAGTTTTTTAATGGGGCGCGGGTTTTAGCCGGAGAATCATTTACGTGA